The Anabaena sp. WA102 genome contains a region encoding:
- a CDS encoding PrsW family intramembrane metalloprotease translates to MANLYLVLWAVIPPLLFLWFYYRRTPAAPPWLNLWVLFIIGAISGFAALGLEWAMENVANRVLDWQQIQRHFSGVVFRQILAIAPIEEGCKLVAVILPISYLQRQYHLRATTVFLFTIAVALGFTAEETWIYLYHGTSSILDRSIGTPVHAMFSAPWGYALAIYISASKRFNRHRHLIFIAWLNSVFFHALVNILSISVRFSRPTNLLIYCLFPVLLWMFWRLEQLLRKLQKKHPLELISGRTSSVRTWQRCLVLSILSLGGNSLFGLLILSRKISPLRWELWFDPKIFWFIVQELLFNFGLGLLAWLIYRYLRSLAGRRYLFNR, encoded by the coding sequence GTGGCTAATTTATATTTAGTGTTGTGGGCAGTTATCCCCCCCCTGCTATTTTTGTGGTTTTATTACCGCAGAACTCCTGCTGCCCCACCTTGGTTAAATTTATGGGTTTTGTTCATTATTGGCGCTATCTCTGGTTTTGCTGCTCTGGGCTTAGAATGGGCTATGGAAAATGTGGCTAACCGGGTTTTAGACTGGCAACAGATCCAGCGTCATTTTTCTGGGGTGGTATTCCGGCAAATATTAGCGATCGCTCCCATTGAAGAAGGTTGTAAATTAGTAGCAGTTATTCTGCCCATTTCCTATCTACAACGTCAGTATCATCTCCGAGCTACCACAGTTTTTTTGTTTACCATAGCCGTAGCTTTAGGTTTCACAGCGGAAGAAACCTGGATTTATTTATATCACGGCACATCTTCCATTCTCGACCGTAGCATTGGTACACCAGTCCATGCCATGTTTTCTGCTCCTTGGGGATATGCTTTAGCAATATACATTTCTGCCAGTAAAAGGTTTAATCGCCATCGGCATTTAATTTTTATTGCTTGGTTAAATTCTGTTTTCTTTCATGCTTTAGTCAATATTTTATCTATTTCTGTGAGGTTTTCACGACCCACAAATTTACTCATTTATTGTTTATTTCCTGTACTATTATGGATGTTTTGGCGGTTAGAACAACTACTGCGAAAACTCCAGAAAAAACATCCTTTAGAGTTAATTTCTGGACGTACATCCTCAGTCCGCACTTGGCAAAGATGTTTAGTATTGTCAATCCTATCACTAGGCGGAAATTCTCTATTTGGATTATTGATTCTCTCCAGAAAAATTAGTCCTTTGCGGTGGGAACTTTGGTTTGATCCGAAAATTTTCTGGTTTATAGTCCAAGAACTATTATTCAATTTTGGGTTAGGACTTTTAGCTTGGTTAATTTATCGCTATTTACGCAGTTTA